Proteins from one Rhizoctonia solani chromosome 5, complete sequence genomic window:
- a CDS encoding Retrotransposon-derived protein PEG10, with protein MELEPTLSALLKAISALSNQVGSLQDQGNQQPCWQQGSGQSPNPAWPIDWACHPPYPHRGETHTPGTVRPGLKAPFRPSQGTGFDSKEEEEPRRAPKKEPQGMPKRSLSSLTPFNSGSSVKRPKMELPNPYKGDTQGRKATQWLDQMLLWVALHRDQFDEEEQMVVWILYHMTDKAANWALPIIGTIIKGEGNPPTTIPALTAKFKEAFADPDTKQAAARKIAALSQTTTTSKYVTEFCNLMAELDWNEEAYIAQFTQGLHWKVKELLSTKDNIPNELKAIFAASIKIDNTCRKNKENCPKKAPAKSPASVATTSTTTTQRVRLLEDPNYLTPEERDRRRTSGLCVKCGQKGHGIKQCPNGWKATIKEDAKVAEDGLGKD; from the exons ATGGAACTGGAGCCAACccttagcgctctcctcaaggctatctcAGCCCTCTCcaaccaagttgggtccctccaggaccaa ggaaaccaacaaccttgttggcaacaaggatcaGGGCAGAGCCcaaacccagcctggcccattgactgggcctgtcaccccccCTACCCACACAGgggggaaacccacactccaggcacggttaggcctggactcaaagcTCCTTTCCGCCCCTCTCAAGGAACagggtttgactccaaggaagaggaagaaccaaggagggctcccaaaaaggagcctcagggAATGCCTAAACGGTCCCtgagctccctcaccccattCAATTCAGGGTCTTCCGTAAAAAGACCAAAGATGGAGCTACCCAATCCATATAAGGGGGATACTCAAGGACGCAAGGCCACTCAATGGCTGGATCAAATGCTCCTATGGGTTGCCCTCCACAGGGACCAgtttgatgaggaggaacagatggttgtgtggattctttaccacatgactgacaaGGCAGCCAACTGGGCCCTCCCAATCATAgggaccatcatcaagggtgAAGGGAACCCACCAACCactatcccggccttaacagccaaattcaaggaggcgttTGCCGACCCTGACACCAAACAAGCCGCGGCTAGGAAAATTGCTGCACTCTCccagaccacaaccacctccAAGTACGTAACAGAATtctgcaacctcatggcggaattagactggaatgaggaggcctacattgcgcaattcacgcaaggcctccactggaaggtcaaggaattGTTGTCCACCAAAGACAATATTCCcaatgaactcaaggcaatttttgcggcctccATTAAAATAGACAACACTTGCCgcaaaaacaaggagaactgccctaaaaaggcacccgccaagtccccggccagtGTGGCcactacctccaccactaccactcaacgggtccgtCTATtggaggaccccaactaccTCAcgccggaagaaagggaccgccgccgcacATCAGGGCTGTGCGTTAAATGTGGACAAAAGGGTCATGGcatcaagcagtgccccaacGGTTGGAAGGCCACCATTAAAGAAGATGCCAAGGTGGCGGAGGATGgcttgggaaaagattga